Proteins encoded within one genomic window of Acidiferrobacter thiooxydans:
- a CDS encoding ArsR/SmtB family transcription factor, with amino-acid sequence MTMKITAATRALTALAQETRLGIVRLLVKVGPSGLVAGQIALRLKLAPATSSFHLSQLTQAGLIKPSREGRSIRYSPVLSTIGELLAFLDENLSGGPTEKAAAKASAKSTPKPTANSTTKAAPAKKKAARKSR; translated from the coding sequence ATGACAATGAAAATTACGGCGGCAACGCGTGCTCTTACGGCACTTGCACAGGAGACACGACTTGGCATCGTCCGATTGCTGGTCAAGGTTGGCCCAAGCGGGCTCGTAGCCGGTCAAATCGCCTTACGTCTCAAACTCGCTCCGGCCACGTCGTCCTTCCACCTGTCGCAGTTGACGCAAGCCGGGCTCATCAAGCCATCACGGGAAGGCCGCTCGATACGTTACTCCCCTGTGCTCAGCACAATCGGGGAATTGTTGGCATTTTTGGATGAGAATCTGAGCGGTGGTCCGACCGAGAAGGCGGCAGCCAAAGCATCGGCGAAGAGCACCCCGAAGCCCACGGCCAATAGCACGACGAAGGCGG